The region CTGAAACTTCATTTAGCTCTTTTTTTGCATTATTTTTAAATGCAAGTTTTGCTTCTTCGATCTTATTTTTTGCCTCTTTTATGGTCGATTCGACCCTTGGCACGGCAAGCACAGATGCGTCAAGCTCGCCTTTTAGGTCATTTACGCGTCTTTGAAGCTGGATATACTCGACCTCGCTAACAAGACCTTTTTTAAAGATAGGCTCCATGATAGCTTTTTCTTTTAAAACAAGGTTGTAGCTATTTTGAGTTTGAGAAATTTTATTTCTAAGCTCATTTAGCTCACTTTGGCGTTGATGGATCTGCTCTGTTAGAATTCCTATTTGCTCATTTAAGTGATCGATATTTGAATTATGCAAACTTAGCTCATATCTTATGGCTTTACTATTATTCGCATCTCTAGCTTCGTCATAGTCAAATTCCTTATCATTCGCCTCAGCATCAAGTCTCATAAATTTTGCTTGAAGTTCATCAAGTCTTAGTTTTGACTCACCATAACTACTCGTAAAATTTTTATTATCTAGCCTTATTAAAATTTGATCTTTCTTGACTTCATCACCCTCTTTTACAAAAATTTGATCGACTATACCGCCTTCAAGATTTTGTATCGCTTGGTTTTTTCCAGACGGGATGATCTTACCACTACCTCTTGTGATCTCATCTATTTGTGCCCAAGAGGCCCAAACAAGAAGCCAAAACATAGTTATAGCAACTGTATAGAGTATCTTTTTAGATGTTGATGGAGCTTTAGCCAAAACAGCCTCAGAAAGACTTGACATAAATTTCAAATCATAAGCATCATAATTTTTTGTTTGAAGATTAGACTTTATATCATCTACGCTATTTAAAATTTTATTACTAGCTTCCTCTTGTTCTTTTATGCTATTTTCAGAAATTAATCTTTTTTCAGTTTTTGGATTTTCATTTTGTTTATTCTTGATA is a window of Campylobacter concisus DNA encoding:
- a CDS encoding HlyD family type I secretion periplasmic adaptor subunit, producing the protein MQEDIKNKQNENPKTEKRLISENSIKEQEEASNKILNSVDDIKSNLQTKNYDAYDLKFMSSLSEAVLAKAPSTSKKILYTVAITMFWLLVWASWAQIDEITRGSGKIIPSGKNQAIQNLEGGIVDQIFVKEGDEVKKDQILIRLDNKNFTSSYGESKLRLDELQAKFMRLDAEANDKEFDYDEARDANNSKAIRYELSLHNSNIDHLNEQIGILTEQIHQRQSELNELRNKISQTQNSYNLVLKEKAIMEPIFKKGLVSEVEYIQLQRRVNDLKGELDASVLAVPRVESTIKEAKNKIEEAKLAFKNNAKKELNEVSAEIARINESQISLSDRVERTYVRSPVNGIVSKMMVHTVSGVIKPGENIAEIVPLEDKLVAEVKVKPADVAFLRPGLDTMVKFTAYDFSIYGGLKGKVTQISADTETNEKTGESYYLVRIETEKNYLGSEEKPLRIKVGMIVSADIITGKKTILDYLLKPILKAKQNALTER